One stretch of Methyloversatilis sp. RAC08 DNA includes these proteins:
- a CDS encoding flavoprotein, with protein MASDPRLDPQWDPLELLPDARIAWGLTGSGHFLKESLELADGMNNIDLFMTRAGEEVLNMYGYPLADMKKRYRIFRDNTASAAPVGLFYQGQYHTVVIAPATSNTVAKCALGISDTLVSNIFAQAGKLRIPTIVFACDSEPVVITESPSEWVTLYPRAIDLAHTATLGTFEHVTVVDSVEALNAALKRRLACLKTIQPAPSNASSS; from the coding sequence ATGGCTTCTGATCCTCGGCTCGACCCGCAGTGGGACCCGCTGGAACTGCTGCCCGACGCGCGCATTGCATGGGGGCTGACCGGTTCCGGTCACTTCCTGAAGGAATCGCTCGAGCTGGCGGACGGCATGAACAACATCGACCTGTTCATGACGCGCGCCGGCGAAGAGGTGCTGAACATGTACGGCTATCCGCTGGCGGACATGAAGAAGCGCTATCGCATCTTCCGCGACAATACCGCGAGCGCGGCACCGGTCGGACTGTTCTATCAGGGCCAGTACCACACTGTGGTGATCGCACCGGCGACGTCGAATACCGTGGCCAAGTGCGCGCTGGGCATTTCCGATACGCTGGTGAGCAATATCTTTGCGCAGGCCGGCAAGCTGCGCATTCCGACCATCGTGTTCGCCTGCGACAGCGAGCCGGTGGTGATCACCGAATCGCCCAGCGAATGGGTGACGCTGTACCCGCGCGCCATCGACCTCGCACACACCGCAACCCTCGGGACCTTCGAACACGTGACCGTGGTCGACAGTGTCGAGGCGCTGAACGCAGCGCTCAAGCGAAGATTGGCATGCCTGAAAACGATTCAGCCCGCTCCGTCGAACGCGTCCTCTTCCTGA
- a CDS encoding universal stress protein, translating to MYSKVLLAYDGSESGRRALFECADINNFLHADIHLLAVAPIAPTLFVAEGFVADVPQEEENARFAQVLDDGLAQLAARNVKAAGHLVTGDAVREISRMARELKVDLIVIGHKHHPSRLERWWKGSVGASLVEEAPCSILVAVQNP from the coding sequence ATGTACAGCAAGGTCCTGCTCGCCTACGACGGATCCGAATCCGGCCGCCGCGCGCTGTTCGAGTGCGCCGACATCAACAACTTTCTGCATGCGGACATCCACCTGCTCGCGGTCGCCCCCATCGCGCCGACGCTGTTCGTCGCCGAAGGTTTTGTCGCCGACGTGCCGCAGGAAGAGGAAAACGCGCGCTTCGCGCAGGTGCTCGACGATGGCCTGGCACAGCTTGCCGCGCGCAACGTGAAGGCGGCCGGCCATCTGGTGACCGGCGACGCAGTGCGCGAGATCAGCCGCATGGCGCGCGAACTGAAGGTCGACCTCATCGTGATCGGCCACAAGCACCACCCGTCGCGGCTGGAGCGCTGGTGGAAGGGCTCGGTCGGCGCCTCGCTGGTCGAGGAAGCGCCATGCAGCATCCTGGTCGCCGTACAGAACCCGTGA
- the phaC gene encoding class I poly(R)-hydroxyalkanoic acid synthase, which yields MSSESASPGPSSMPPSGEQTQDWMAIMTAMSRNFSDFMARQPFPDAARAAAVQTALPPISFPAPEAERINALHQQWLASQHQLWQAFAQRKADEPGTPVVRMDPADRRFRAPEWSESPYFDYLRQAYALNSAFMRECIEATPVADGRAKERMRYLSKQMIEAMSPANFAATNPEFIQTALRTEGESIRKGMENLLRDLQQGYISMSAPGAFEVGRNLAVTPGSVVFENTLIQLIQYAPLTDKVHAKPLLIIPPCINKYYLMDLQPENSLVRYLVEKGFTVFLVSWRNPDDSMGNLTWENYLSLGPLTALDVVRDITGDAQPNTLGFCVGGTILASALAVACGRGEKPAASMALLTTLLDFSDAGELACLIDEGMVAAREATIGRGGVLAGRELAQTFSSLRPNDLIWNYVVGNYLKGETPPPFDILHWNCDSTNLPGPFLTWYLRNLYLENSLRVPGKLEVLGVRLDLGKIDMPAYLLATSEDHIVPWTGAYLARGLLGGDTTFVLGASGHVAGTINPVSKDKRSHWTGGDASNAQEWRASATEHPGSWWKHYAVWLAGKSGKKVAAPKTPGNARHAVIEAAPGRYVKGLATT from the coding sequence ATGAGCAGCGAATCGGCAAGCCCCGGGCCCTCTTCAATGCCGCCATCCGGCGAACAGACCCAGGACTGGATGGCCATCATGACTGCCATGAGCCGCAACTTCAGCGATTTCATGGCTCGCCAGCCGTTTCCGGATGCTGCCCGCGCCGCTGCCGTTCAGACAGCGCTTCCGCCAATCAGTTTTCCGGCGCCCGAAGCGGAGCGCATCAACGCCCTGCACCAACAGTGGCTGGCCAGCCAGCATCAACTCTGGCAGGCCTTTGCACAACGCAAAGCCGATGAACCGGGCACCCCGGTGGTCCGGATGGATCCAGCGGATCGCCGCTTCCGCGCGCCGGAATGGTCGGAAAGCCCGTATTTCGATTATCTGCGTCAGGCTTATGCGCTCAACTCGGCCTTCATGCGCGAATGCATCGAGGCGACGCCAGTGGCCGACGGACGTGCCAAGGAACGCATGCGCTACCTGTCGAAACAGATGATCGAGGCGATGTCGCCGGCGAATTTTGCTGCGACCAACCCTGAATTCATCCAGACGGCACTGCGCACCGAAGGCGAAAGCATCCGCAAGGGCATGGAGAACCTGCTGCGCGACCTGCAACAGGGTTACATTTCCATGTCGGCGCCAGGTGCTTTCGAGGTCGGCAGGAACCTGGCCGTGACGCCCGGTTCGGTTGTTTTCGAGAACACGCTGATACAGCTGATCCAGTACGCGCCGCTGACCGACAAGGTCCATGCGAAGCCACTGCTGATCATCCCGCCCTGCATCAACAAGTACTACCTGATGGACCTGCAGCCGGAAAACTCTCTGGTGCGCTATCTGGTTGAAAAGGGTTTTACAGTCTTCCTTGTGTCGTGGCGCAATCCGGACGACTCGATGGGCAACCTGACCTGGGAAAACTACCTCAGTCTAGGCCCGCTGACAGCGCTCGACGTCGTACGCGACATCACAGGGGATGCTCAGCCGAACACGCTGGGTTTCTGCGTCGGCGGCACCATTCTGGCCTCGGCCCTCGCCGTGGCTTGCGGTCGCGGCGAGAAACCGGCGGCCAGCATGGCCTTGCTGACCACGCTGCTCGACTTTTCCGACGCCGGCGAACTTGCCTGCCTGATCGACGAAGGCATGGTGGCCGCGCGCGAAGCGACCATCGGCCGCGGTGGTGTGCTCGCCGGGCGCGAACTGGCGCAGACCTTCAGCAGCCTGCGGCCCAATGATCTGATCTGGAACTACGTGGTCGGCAACTATCTCAAGGGCGAAACGCCGCCGCCGTTCGACATCCTGCACTGGAACTGCGACAGCACGAATCTGCCCGGACCCTTCCTGACCTGGTATCTGCGCAACCTGTATCTGGAAAACAGCCTGCGCGTGCCGGGCAAGCTCGAAGTGCTCGGCGTACGGCTGGATCTGGGCAAGATCGACATGCCGGCCTATCTGCTCGCCACATCGGAAGATCACATCGTGCCCTGGACGGGTGCCTATCTGGCGCGCGGACTGCTCGGCGGCGACACCACCTTCGTGCTCGGCGCCAGCGGACACGTTGCTGGCACGATCAATCCGGTTTCGAAGGACAAGCGCTCGCACTGGACTGGCGGTGATGCATCGAATGCGCAGGAATGGCGCGCGAGTGCAACCGAACATCCGGGCAGCTGGTGGAAGCACTACGCCGTGTGGCTGGCCGGCAAGTCCGGCAAGAAGGTCGCAGCGCCGAAGACCCCCGGCAACGCGAGACATGCCGTGATTGAAGCGGCTCCAGGACGGTATGTGAAAGGGTTGGCTACGACTTGA
- a CDS encoding (5-formylfuran-3-yl)methyl phosphate synthase, with product MLASVRDLAEAQIVLDAGVDLIDLKNPADGALGALPADVIREVVDFVAGRTITSATAGNIDPDAIELQAAMSRIAATGVDYVKAGLFPAGWQHGGRDYAEVFGCLTGLQPLSGARRIAVMFADLAPPLELVDAVADAGFDGVMVDTALKQGRSLCDVVSCAWLANFVARARGRGLLCGLAGSLRIEHIDALAALDPDYLGFRGALCVGAERGSELDRESVRRVRQRLCATAHAHDVVS from the coding sequence ATGCTCGCCAGCGTGCGCGATCTGGCGGAGGCGCAGATCGTGCTGGATGCCGGCGTGGACCTGATCGACCTGAAAAATCCCGCCGACGGCGCACTCGGCGCACTGCCGGCCGATGTCATCCGCGAAGTCGTCGACTTCGTTGCCGGCCGCACGATCACCAGCGCGACCGCCGGCAACATCGATCCGGATGCCATCGAGCTGCAGGCGGCGATGTCGCGCATTGCAGCCACAGGCGTCGATTATGTGAAGGCGGGTCTCTTTCCGGCGGGCTGGCAGCACGGGGGGCGGGATTACGCCGAAGTGTTCGGCTGTCTTACCGGGCTGCAGCCGCTGTCCGGCGCCCGCCGCATTGCGGTCATGTTTGCCGACCTCGCGCCGCCGCTGGAACTGGTCGATGCCGTGGCCGATGCAGGCTTCGACGGCGTCATGGTCGATACGGCACTCAAGCAGGGCCGCAGCCTGTGCGACGTCGTGTCTTGCGCCTGGCTGGCGAATTTCGTTGCGCGCGCCCGGGGCCGCGGTCTCCTGTGCGGCCTCGCCGGGTCGTTGCGCATCGAGCACATCGACGCGCTGGCCGCACTGGACCCTGACTACCTCGGTTTTCGCGGTGCGCTGTGCGTCGGGGCCGAGCGCGGCAGCGAACTTGACCGCGAATCGGTACGACGCGTACGCCAGCGACTGTGCGCCACAGCGCATGCGCACGACGTAGTGAGCTGA
- a CDS encoding DUF6513 domain-containing protein — translation MPENDSARSVERVLFLTGHLAQKSLHRILDDMQPLPFAPEVLDIGINVAGLMTAELIRRRLPAPVAADRIIVPGRCRGDLDALAQHYGVPVQRGPDELKDLPLHFGRKAKVADLSKHDVLIFAEIVDAPQAEVADVVARAQRYRRDGADVIDIGCLPDTDFPHLEDCVRALKAEGFRVSVDSLDPKDLLRGARAGADFLLSLKEDTLWVAEEVDATPILIPNTPGDLDSLRRVVDLMMARGRPFFADPILEPIHFGLTASIVRFHDLRRTHPDIPMMMGVGNLTELTDADTSGINALLFGIISELRVGAILATEVSPHARRAVREADWARRIMFAAREDNALPRDYSGALMTTHARRPYTDTPQEIVDVAGAVRDRNFRIQVAENGVHIYNRDGHQVATDPFDLYPKLGVEDDAGHAFYLGVELARAQIAYQLGKRYAQDEELEWGAAVDPKPVDLQVHRAPGSTTKKKPKKAADRLADAQQGSTPGGTQGPEPDRTQDTP, via the coding sequence ATGCCTGAAAACGATTCAGCCCGCTCCGTCGAACGCGTCCTCTTCCTGACCGGGCATCTGGCGCAGAAAAGTCTGCACCGGATACTCGACGACATGCAGCCGCTGCCCTTCGCCCCCGAGGTGCTGGACATCGGCATCAATGTCGCCGGGCTGATGACGGCCGAACTGATCCGCCGCCGCCTGCCGGCGCCGGTCGCCGCCGACCGCATCATCGTGCCCGGCCGCTGCCGCGGCGATCTTGACGCGCTGGCGCAGCACTATGGCGTGCCGGTGCAGCGTGGGCCGGACGAGCTGAAGGACCTGCCGCTGCACTTCGGCCGCAAGGCGAAGGTGGCCGACCTGTCGAAGCACGATGTGCTGATCTTTGCCGAGATCGTCGATGCGCCTCAGGCCGAGGTGGCTGACGTCGTGGCACGTGCGCAGCGCTACCGGCGCGACGGGGCGGACGTGATCGACATCGGCTGCCTGCCGGACACCGACTTTCCGCATCTTGAAGACTGCGTGCGCGCGCTCAAGGCCGAAGGTTTCCGTGTCAGCGTCGATTCGCTCGATCCGAAGGATCTGCTGCGCGGCGCCCGTGCGGGCGCGGATTTCCTGCTCAGCCTGAAGGAGGACACGCTGTGGGTGGCCGAAGAGGTCGACGCCACGCCCATCCTGATTCCGAACACGCCCGGCGACCTCGATTCGCTGCGCCGCGTGGTCGACCTGATGATGGCGCGTGGCCGGCCCTTCTTCGCCGATCCGATACTGGAACCCATCCACTTCGGGCTGACCGCATCCATCGTGCGTTTCCACGATCTGCGGCGCACCCACCCGGACATTCCGATGATGATGGGCGTGGGCAATCTGACCGAACTGACGGACGCTGACACCAGCGGCATCAATGCGCTGCTGTTCGGCATCATTTCGGAATTGCGCGTGGGTGCCATCCTGGCCACCGAGGTCAGCCCGCACGCGCGTCGCGCCGTGCGCGAAGCCGACTGGGCACGCCGCATCATGTTCGCCGCGCGCGAAGACAATGCGCTGCCGCGCGACTATTCCGGCGCGCTGATGACCACGCATGCGCGCCGACCCTATACCGACACGCCGCAGGAAATCGTCGATGTGGCCGGTGCGGTGCGCGACCGCAATTTCCGCATCCAGGTCGCCGAGAACGGCGTGCATATCTACAACCGCGACGGCCACCAGGTGGCGACCGACCCGTTCGATCTTTATCCGAAGCTGGGTGTGGAGGACGACGCCGGCCATGCCTTCTACCTGGGTGTGGAACTGGCGCGCGCGCAGATCGCGTATCAACTGGGCAAACGCTACGCGCAGGATGAAGAGCTGGAATGGGGCGCTGCGGTCGATCCCAAGCCGGTCGACCTGCAGGTGCATCGCGCACCGGGCAGTACGACGAAAAAGAAGCCGAAGAAGGCCGCTGACCGGTTGGCCGACGCACAGCAAGGCAGCACGCCCGGCGGCACACAGGGTCCCGAGCCGGACCGCACACAGGACACGCCATGA
- the pgeF gene encoding peptidoglycan editing factor PgeF: MTLPLIRPDWPAPPGVHAAVTTRLGGVSQPPFGPFNPASHVGDDPAAVAANRALLRALLPAEPLWLEQVHGVDVADADIARTACADASVSHQPGSVCAVMTADCLPVLFCNRQGTVVAAAHAGWRGLAAGVLSRTVESMGCPASDILAWLGPAIGPDAFEVGPEVKDLFVARLARAEDAFRPGMGDRLFADLYRLARLELAQAGVQAVFGGGLCTVGQAGLFHSFRRDGRTGRMASLIWRTANPSMSPDQG; encoded by the coding sequence ATGACGCTGCCGCTGATCCGCCCCGACTGGCCGGCCCCGCCCGGCGTGCATGCGGCCGTGACGACCCGTCTCGGCGGGGTCAGTCAGCCGCCGTTCGGTCCGTTCAACCCGGCGTCGCACGTCGGCGACGATCCGGCTGCGGTTGCGGCCAATCGCGCGTTGCTGCGCGCCTTGCTGCCGGCCGAACCGCTGTGGCTCGAGCAGGTGCACGGCGTCGACGTGGCGGACGCAGATATCGCCCGCACCGCATGTGCCGACGCATCGGTGTCGCATCAGCCGGGATCCGTGTGCGCAGTCATGACCGCGGACTGCCTGCCGGTGCTGTTCTGCAACCGGCAGGGCACGGTGGTGGCCGCCGCGCATGCGGGCTGGCGTGGCCTTGCAGCGGGGGTGCTGAGCCGTACCGTTGAAAGCATGGGCTGCCCGGCGTCCGACATCCTCGCCTGGCTCGGTCCGGCCATCGGACCGGATGCCTTCGAGGTCGGGCCTGAAGTGAAGGACCTCTTTGTTGCACGGCTGGCCCGGGCGGAAGACGCGTTCCGGCCAGGCATGGGCGACAGGCTGTTTGCCGACCTCTACCGGCTGGCCCGGCTCGAGCTGGCACAGGCCGGTGTGCAGGCCGTGTTTGGCGGCGGTTTGTGTACGGTCGGACAGGCCGGGCTGTTCCATTCTTTCCGGCGCGACGGTCGTACCGGGCGCATGGCCAGCCTGATCTGGCGGACTGCAAACCCCTCTATGTCGCCGGATCAAGGATAA
- a CDS encoding outer membrane protein assembly factor BamD — MWRILTIVLVVMLSAGCNILPKKIDETANWSAQRLYTEAKQLLDEGAFDQSVKMYEKLEARYPYGRYAQQAQIEVAYAYYRSGDRVQALAACERFIRLHPNHPNIDYIFYLRGLVDFNEDMGFMSKISRQDMTERDPKGLRDSFDALKELITRYPDSKYVPDAKARMGYLVNALAAAEVHVARYYFRRGAYLAAANRAQFAISNFQESPSTEEALYILTRSYEQLGLSDLQEDAQRVMVKNFPDSTYPELGFQDGKDDPWWKLW; from the coding sequence ATGTGGCGTATTTTAACGATAGTGCTTGTGGTGATGCTGTCCGCTGGCTGCAACATCCTGCCGAAGAAGATCGACGAAACGGCCAACTGGTCGGCGCAACGCCTCTACACCGAAGCCAAGCAACTGCTCGACGAAGGCGCCTTCGACCAGTCGGTCAAGATGTACGAAAAGCTGGAGGCACGTTACCCCTACGGCCGCTACGCGCAGCAGGCGCAGATCGAGGTGGCCTACGCCTACTACCGCTCGGGTGACCGCGTACAGGCGCTTGCCGCCTGCGAACGCTTCATCCGCCTGCACCCCAATCACCCGAACATCGATTACATCTTCTACCTGCGCGGCCTGGTCGACTTCAACGAAGACATGGGCTTCATGAGCAAGATTTCGCGGCAGGACATGACCGAGCGCGACCCCAAGGGTCTGCGCGATTCGTTCGATGCGCTCAAGGAACTGATCACCCGCTATCCGGACAGCAAATATGTGCCTGACGCCAAGGCACGCATGGGCTATCTGGTCAATGCGCTGGCCGCCGCCGAAGTGCATGTGGCGCGTTACTACTTCCGCCGCGGCGCCTACCTGGCTGCCGCCAATCGCGCACAGTTCGCGATCAGCAACTTCCAGGAATCGCCATCGACCGAAGAAGCGCTGTACATCCTCACCCGCTCCTACGAACAGCTCGGCCTGAGCGACTTGCAGGAAGATGCCCAGCGCGTCATGGTGAAGAACTTCCCCGACAGCACCTACCCGGAACTGGGCTTCCAGGACGGCAAGGACGACCCGTGGTGGAAGCTCTGGTAA
- a CDS encoding DUF447 domain-containing protein gives MIWETILTTVDVQGRTHITPLGIREERGLTVLSPFRPSSTLDNVLANRVAVVNFSDDVRVFAGCLTGRRDWPVRPAEQVACARLVDTLAHRELELVEVEEDDVRPRLYCRTVHEASHGAFPGFNRARSAVVEAAILVSRLHMLPMEKIDAELAYLQIAIDKTAGPAEREAWGWLIEKIDAHRAGVQP, from the coding sequence ATGATCTGGGAAACCATACTCACCACCGTCGACGTTCAGGGCCGAACCCACATCACGCCGCTGGGCATCCGCGAGGAACGCGGGCTCACCGTGCTGTCGCCATTCCGCCCATCGTCCACACTGGACAACGTGCTCGCCAACCGCGTCGCGGTGGTCAATTTCAGCGACGACGTGCGCGTGTTCGCCGGTTGTCTGACCGGCCGGCGCGACTGGCCGGTCAGGCCGGCCGAACAAGTGGCCTGCGCGCGGCTGGTCGACACGCTGGCCCATCGTGAGCTGGAACTGGTCGAGGTCGAGGAAGACGATGTACGCCCGCGTCTTTACTGCCGTACCGTGCATGAAGCCAGTCATGGTGCGTTTCCCGGCTTCAACCGCGCCCGATCAGCGGTGGTCGAAGCCGCGATTCTGGTCAGTCGCCTGCATATGCTGCCGATGGAAAAGATCGACGCCGAACTGGCCTACCTGCAGATCGCCATCGACAAGACCGCCGGCCCGGCCGAACGCGAGGCCTGGGGCTGGCTGATCGAGAAGATCGACGCCCATCGGGCCGGAGTGCAGCCTTGA
- a CDS encoding ZIP family metal transporter: MSVLMWIVLASFVGGVISVCAAALVGFAAKPHSIPLLISYSVGALLGASLLGVLPQAITEIGSVELATSILLAGILGFFLLEKLVLWRHCHEVSCEAHDPVEVKRSATAHSYRPVAPAAAPVALKAHSHVPGGGHAHGYGSEESMRSASLILIGDAFHNFVDGVLIAAAFTQSIPLGIVTATAIVAHEIPQEVGDYLVLLHSGMSRMRALAFNLLSSMATLVGAVGAYFALASMSGAVPYLLCIAAASMIYVAVADLIPGLHRRAELSATIQQVVLISAGIGSIVLIHHLVDGFAH, encoded by the coding sequence ATGTCTGTACTCATGTGGATCGTGCTCGCCTCGTTCGTCGGCGGCGTGATCAGTGTATGTGCCGCTGCCCTGGTCGGTTTTGCCGCGAAACCGCACAGCATTCCGCTGCTCATCAGCTATTCGGTCGGTGCGCTGCTCGGTGCATCCTTGCTCGGCGTGCTGCCGCAGGCGATCACCGAAATCGGCAGCGTCGAACTGGCCACGAGCATTCTGCTGGCCGGCATCCTCGGTTTTTTCCTGCTGGAGAAGCTGGTTTTATGGCGGCACTGCCATGAAGTGAGTTGCGAAGCTCACGATCCGGTCGAGGTGAAGCGTAGTGCGACTGCGCATTCTTACCGGCCGGTTGCGCCGGCGGCCGCACCCGTGGCGCTCAAGGCTCACAGCCATGTTCCGGGCGGTGGTCATGCGCATGGCTATGGCAGTGAGGAATCGATGCGCAGCGCATCGTTGATCCTGATCGGCGACGCCTTTCACAATTTTGTCGATGGCGTGCTGATCGCCGCTGCCTTCACGCAGAGCATTCCGCTCGGCATCGTCACCGCGACCGCCATCGTGGCGCACGAAATCCCGCAGGAAGTGGGTGACTATCTGGTGCTGCTGCACTCGGGCATGAGCCGCATGAGGGCGCTGGCCTTCAATCTGCTGTCGAGCATGGCCACGCTGGTCGGCGCAGTGGGCGCGTACTTCGCGCTGGCGTCGATGTCAGGGGCGGTGCCCTACCTGCTGTGCATCGCGGCTGCCAGCATGATCTATGTCGCCGTCGCCGACCTGATCCCCGGTCTGCACCGTCGTGCCGAGCTGTCCGCCACCATTCAGCAGGTGGTGCTCATTTCGGCCGGCATCGGCAGCATCGTGCTGATCCACCACCTGGTCGACGGATTCGCCCACTGA
- a CDS encoding sigma-54-dependent transcriptional regulator: protein MQHPGRRTEPVTAAARAGARDWQQYSVLVVDDEEGMRSFITRALGARCGLVEAAGSVESAQQLFARLHFDLIILDITLPGRSGLEWLNELREQGHQCDVILITAFADIETAINALRAGASDFILKPFRIDQLMNAVGRCFDRAGLLRENYVLRREIARQTEGVEGMVGESAPVRELAAVLRRAAAMPSTVLLTGESGVGKEVAARALHQMSPRAAAPFVPVNCGAISAELIESELFGHVKGAFTGAQDNYPGLLFYAQGGTLFLDEISELPQAMQTKLLRVLEDRMIRPVGSTREVPVDIRIVAASNRDLATEVRTGRFRQDLFYRLDVVRITIPPLRERREDVKLLIAHFMAQLSSRLGVAPIPLDRDTVLRMAGYDWPGNIRELRNLVERALILGYFPADALGSLTSPAPAAGERTALDDVERKHILDVLTACGGNKSEAARQLGVSRKTIERKCAMWGVAGV from the coding sequence ATGCAGCATCCTGGTCGCCGTACAGAACCCGTGACGGCTGCGGCGCGCGCGGGCGCGCGCGACTGGCAGCAGTACTCGGTGCTGGTGGTCGACGATGAAGAAGGCATGCGCAGCTTCATCACGCGCGCGCTGGGTGCGCGCTGCGGTCTGGTGGAAGCCGCCGGCAGCGTCGAAAGTGCGCAGCAGCTGTTCGCCCGGCTGCACTTCGACCTCATCATCCTCGACATCACCCTGCCCGGCCGCAGCGGCCTCGAATGGCTCAACGAGCTGCGCGAACAGGGGCATCAGTGCGATGTCATCCTGATCACCGCGTTTGCCGACATCGAAACGGCCATCAACGCACTGCGTGCCGGCGCGTCGGACTTCATCCTGAAGCCCTTCCGCATCGACCAGCTGATGAATGCCGTCGGCCGTTGTTTCGACCGCGCCGGCCTGCTGCGCGAAAACTATGTGCTGCGGCGGGAAATCGCGCGCCAGACCGAAGGCGTTGAAGGCATGGTCGGCGAATCCGCTCCGGTGCGCGAACTGGCCGCCGTGCTGCGCCGCGCCGCAGCGATGCCGAGCACCGTACTGCTGACCGGCGAATCCGGCGTCGGCAAGGAAGTCGCCGCGCGCGCGCTGCACCAGATGAGTCCGCGCGCCGCTGCGCCGTTCGTGCCGGTCAATTGCGGCGCCATCAGCGCCGAACTGATCGAATCCGAACTGTTCGGTCACGTAAAGGGCGCCTTCACCGGCGCACAGGACAACTACCCCGGCCTGCTGTTCTATGCCCAGGGCGGCACGCTTTTCCTGGACGAAATTTCCGAGCTGCCGCAGGCCATGCAGACCAAGCTGCTGCGCGTGCTCGAAGACCGCATGATCCGCCCGGTCGGCTCGACGCGCGAAGTCCCGGTCGACATCCGCATCGTCGCTGCCAGCAACCGCGACCTCGCCACCGAAGTGCGCACCGGCCGCTTCCGTCAGGACCTGTTCTACCGGCTCGACGTCGTGCGCATCACCATTCCGCCGCTGCGCGAACGTCGTGAGGACGTGAAGCTGCTGATCGCCCACTTCATGGCGCAACTATCGTCCCGCCTCGGCGTGGCGCCGATTCCGCTCGACCGCGACACCGTGCTGCGCATGGCCGGCTACGACTGGCCCGGCAACATCCGCGAACTGCGCAATCTGGTCGAACGCGCCCTCATCCTCGGCTACTTTCCAGCCGACGCCCTCGGCAGCCTGACCTCGCCCGCGCCCGCCGCAGGCGAGCGCACCGCGCTCGATGACGTCGAACGCAAGCACATCCTCGATGTGCTCACCGCGTGCGGCGGCAACAAATCCGAAGCCGCACGCCAGCTGGGCGTGTCGCGCAAGACCATAGAACGCAAATGCGCGATGTGGGGTGTCGCCGGGGTTTAG
- the rluD gene encoding 23S rRNA pseudouridine(1911/1915/1917) synthase RluD, with amino-acid sequence MTTPALEEIQDDDYIAEQPGHRLHAVVPPGVVGQRLDVVLAAVWPQYSRARLQGWLRAGRVKVDEVAASDTRRRTFSGERLELDPDAPAPDTVHAPQDIALDIIHEDDTLLVISKPAGMVVHPGNGVPDGTLLNALLHHRPALTQVPRAGIVHRLDKDTTGLLVVACTLQAQTDLVRQLQARTVSRRYIAVVSGAVRTDGVVDAPIGRHPVHRTRMAVVPTGRPARTHYAVRDRLREATAVECRLETGRTHQIRVHMASIGHPLLGDDTYAPRPVAAQFGRQALHAWRLGLIHPRTGDDVAWEVPLPDDLVQLIDSLRVPR; translated from the coding sequence ATGACCACACCAGCCCTGGAAGAGATTCAAGACGACGATTATATCGCCGAGCAGCCCGGTCATCGACTTCATGCAGTGGTGCCGCCCGGCGTGGTCGGCCAGCGGCTCGACGTGGTGCTTGCCGCGGTGTGGCCGCAGTACTCGCGCGCGCGCCTGCAGGGCTGGCTGCGCGCGGGTCGGGTGAAGGTGGACGAGGTGGCGGCGAGCGACACCCGGCGCCGCACTTTTTCCGGCGAGCGGCTCGAACTCGACCCCGACGCACCGGCGCCGGATACCGTGCATGCGCCGCAGGACATCGCGCTCGACATCATTCACGAGGACGACACGCTGCTGGTGATCAGCAAGCCGGCCGGCATGGTCGTGCACCCGGGCAATGGCGTGCCGGACGGCACCCTGCTCAATGCACTGCTGCACCACCGCCCGGCGCTGACACAGGTGCCGCGCGCCGGCATCGTGCACCGGCTCGACAAGGACACGACCGGCCTTCTGGTGGTGGCCTGCACACTGCAGGCGCAGACCGATCTGGTGCGCCAGCTTCAGGCGCGCACCGTGTCGCGCCGCTACATTGCGGTGGTCAGCGGCGCCGTGCGGACCGACGGGGTGGTGGACGCGCCGATCGGCCGGCATCCGGTGCATCGCACACGCATGGCCGTCGTGCCGACCGGACGGCCGGCGCGCACCCACTACGCCGTACGCGACCGGCTGCGCGAAGCGACGGCCGTCGAATGCCGGCTGGAAACCGGCCGCACCCACCAGATCCGGGTACACATGGCGTCGATCGGTCATCCGCTGCTTGGCGACGACACCTATGCGCCGCGTCCGGTGGCGGCGCAGTTCGGCAGGCAGGCGCTGCACGCCTGGCGCCTCGGGCTGATCCACCCACGCACGGGCGACGACGTTGCGTGGGAGGTGCCGCTGCCGGACGATCTGGTGCAGTTGATCGACAGCCTGCGAGTGCCCCGATGA